CATTCTGAAAGAAGGACTTCCCCCGAGTTTCCGACAACCGAATGTTGGAGAATATGATGGACATATCGACCCCGAAGAGcatttggggagatttgagaatgcggctctgttgcaccaatattcAGATGGAGTCAGGTGTAGGGTttttctgggcacgttggtgaggtcagcccagtagtggtttaacactttgcagcccaactctatacgttcttttgaggacttctcagctgccttcttgcactgatttgctagcagcaagagacaccaaaaaaattatttgagcctgttcgtgatgaagcagcaagagaatgaaactttacgagaatttgtccagcatttcaacagtgcagcgctggaaataccagcggctactcctgacatcatgataagtgccttcacacaaggattgaggggaggggagtttttcaagtcgctggtcaagaagccCCCGTCAAGCTATGATGAactgttggctcgagctgagaaatatgtaaacttggaagatgcccaacgatacagaaggatggagaaccggcacggaggaagtagagttgagggagtggagaaaggaggaaggaagaggggtgcgggggaaagagaggaagacagaactagaAGTAGAGGAAaattctcatcacatgttcccctggataggagtcgtgacgaggtgatggaggtgagggagcccgcgaGGAGGTGGGAAAAGTCACGAAGGGTTGAGTGCAGTGCTAGATTTCCTTCGCGGGACAGACGAGAAGGATCCGCATCCGGGAGTCGACCGAGGTCTCACCCGTCCCCTAgacgtggtcaaggccctccatggataaatcagggggttggggagcagagagggaaaggtcgaggtcaagatgtccttcaggagcccgtcgaaccgaggaggggaacgaatgaggataatcaccctacgagaggaatgattcatatgatctcgggcggTGCTACCAATGGAGGCTatgggcgagctcggaaagcacatgggagaagattggagaactttgagatatatagtggtgcagacttaccacaagaccacgtcatcagctttgggccggaagacctccgaggcgttgtgactccacataacgatgccttggtggtgacggccaccattgccaattatgatgtggcaaggatatttattgataatggaagctccgtgaacgtcttgttcaagagcacgttggatcaaatgaaggtggaagaatttgagtttgagccggtctccaccccgctgtatgggtttgcaggacaTGCCATCCCGCCGCTGGGTCAGATTACTCTTCCCCTATCTTTGGGACGTGACTCTCGGCGGGTGACAAAAATTATAACATTTACCGTAGTGAATACTCCCTCATCGTATAATGGAATCCTGGGGCGGCCAGCCTTAAAGGATTTTAGAGTCGTAGCTTccacttatcatcagaagcttaagtttcctgtgggaaaaggagttggagtcttgtgcggggaccaaaaagtcgcacgtcgttgttatgaaagaatcgtgaaggaagaagaaaagagaggtcgtgagcattcgcatggaagcttgagctcagtcttACAGTTGTAGAGTCATTCGCAGAAGCTTCTAAGTGGGTAACTTTGTTCTGTGGAGATACAAAAGGAGCAGAGAagaaagttggagaatgcgctgGTTAATGCTCTAAAGAGGCCAAGGAGCACTTATCATCTTAGAGAATATTAATCTTGACTTGAATTTTGCTGTATTTCATTTCTGAATCTGTCTTATATTAAGTTCATGgatgttgttgtattgtgaagatgaaataaattttatttttctgctaaggcatcgcctagcagagttagggaggagaaaaattttattttcctgctaagacatcgtctagcagaggagcagagttggggaggatataaattttattttcctgctaaggcatcgtctagcagaggagcagagttggggaggagataaattttatttttctgctaaggaaTCGCCtagcagagttggggaggagaaaaattttattttcctgctaagacatcgtctagcagaggagcagagttggggtggaagaaagattttattttcctgctcaggcatcgcctagcagaggagcagagttggggtgaaagagaaattttattttcctgctaaggcatcgtctagcagaggaccagagttggggtggaagagaaattttattttcctactaaagcatcgcctagtagaggaggagcgtgtagaagaaaaatttaattttcctactaaggtatcccctagcagaggagttagagggtgggggcgttgaattttcattctcctgctaaggtatcacctagcagaggagttagagggtggaggcgttgaatttttattttcctgctaaggtatcacctagcagaggagttagagggtgggggcgttgaattttcattctcctgctaaggtatcacctagcagaggagttagagggtggaggagttagagggtggagacgtggaatctttattttcctgctaagactcggcttagcagaggagttaggggaTGAacgtgttgaatttttattttcctgctaaggcccggcctagcagaggagttagagggtgggggtggtgaattttattttcctgctaaggctcgacctagcagaggagttagagtgtggaggtgttgaatttttattttcctgctaaggcccgacctagcagaggagttagagggtggaggtgttgaatttttattttcctgctaaggctcggcctagcagaggagttagagtgtggaggtgatgaatttttattttcctgctaaggcccggcctagcagaggagttagaaggTGTGGGTGGtgagtttttattttcctgctgaggcccgacctagcagaggagttagagtgtgtgggcgttgaatttttattttcctgctgaggtccgacctagcagaggagttagagggtggaggcgttgaatttttattttcctgctaaggcccggcctagcagaggagttagagggtgggggtggtgaattttattttcatgctaaggcccgacctagcagaggagttagagtgtgtgggtgttgaatttttattttcctgctgagGTCcaacctagcagaggagttagagggtggaggcgttgaatttttattttcctgctaaggcccggcctagcagaggagttagagggtgggggtggtgaattttattttcctgctaaggcccgacctagcagaggagttagagtgtggaggtattgaatttttattttcctgctaaggcccgacctagcagaggagttagagggtggaggtgatgaatttttattttcctgctaaggcccggcctagcagaggagttagaaggtgtgggtggtgaatttttattttcctgctaaggcccgacctagcagaggagttagagtgtgtgggcgttgaatttttattttcctgctaaggcccgacctagcagaggagttagagtgtggaggtgttgaatttttattttcctgctaaggcccaacctagcagaggagttagagggtggaggtggtgaattttattttcctgctaaggcccgacctagcagaggagttagagggtggaggtggtgaattttattttcctgctaaggctcgacctagcagaggagttagagggtggatgtggtgaattttattttcctgctaaggcccgagctagcagaggagttagagtgtggaggtgttgaatttttattttcctgctaaggcccgacctagcagaggagttagagggtggaggtgttgaatttttattttcctgctaaggcccgacctagcagaggagttagagtgtgtgggtgttgaatttttattttcctgctaaggcccggcctaacagaggagttagagggtggaagtgttgagtttttattttcctgctaaggcccggcttagcagagtaGTTAGAAGGTGggggtggtgaatttttattttcctgctaaggcatcgcctagcagaggagcagagtttgggaggagaaaaatgttatttttctgctatggcgtcgcctagcagaggagcagagtttgggagaaattaaattttatttttcctactaaggcatcgcctagtagaggagcagagtttgggaggagaaaaatttattttgtttgtcgATAACGAAAGATGTTTGCCGCAGTGAAAATTACTGGGCGCGGCGCCGGGCGAGCATGGCGCTTGTGTGGGCGAGGTGATGGGCGAGCTTGCGGCGTGGACGTCGGGCGAGCATGGTGCTTGTGTGGGCGAACTTGCGGCATGAACGTCGAACGAGCGGGCGAGGGGGCGAGGGTGATCCACGTTGGGCTGAACGCTGGGCGGGGCGAGCGTGACGGGCGCTCAGGCGAGAAGCGGCATGGCGAGGCTGGGCGGTGGCTTGCGCGGGAAGATGGCGAGGCGAGGAGAAGGCAGGGAGAgcgctcgggcgagcgtggcaTACGCCGAGGGGCGAGCACtcgggcgaggggcgagcgtggcacggCGTGGGCAATCATGCGGCGAGGGGCGAGCTTGGCAGATGTATGGGCAGGCGAGGGCGAGCGTGTGGGCGTGCTGTCAGGCGAGCTGATGGGTTGGGCGAGCTGGCTGGGCGGTGATGGGAGAGCGTGACAGGCGAGCTGAGGGGCTGGGCGAGCTGGCAGGGCTGGTGAGGGGCAAGCTTGGCAGGTGTATGGGCAGGCGAGGGCGAGCGTGTGGGCGAGCGTCTGGGCGACTGGTGAGGGGCGAGCTCGGCAGGTGTATAGGCAGGCGAGGGCGAAGCAGGCGAGCGTAAGGGCTGGGCGTAGACTCGACGAGGGTAGTGTGGTGTGGCTAGGCGAGGGCGGCGCTTGGCGAGGCTAGGCTGGAGAATTGTGCGCTGGCGGCGAGCGTCGACAGGGCGAGTGGCGCGCAGCTGGGGCGTTGTGCGCGGCAGGGGCGAGCGGCGAGCGTGGGGAGGGGGCGACGCTACAGGATTGCGACtttatttgtttccaaatttttggaGACTGACAGATGGCGAGAAGGACACACAACTCACATGTTGTAAACCTAGAACAACGcaattaatcgaactttgaacctacgattcagttcgactcgggagggggagactggtgatacccctgggatgaacccatcaagatctGGCCCAAACTTCCGGCCCATATCTAAGGCCCGCAGGTGAATGGCTCATGAcaagcccatgtattctcctataaataccaagtTTGAGCGTATAATTAgggattcaatatattgttttcagcagcacccttagctgctccccccatacatcctcagtcactgacttgagcgtcggaggggctacgccaggacaccctcctggccccctcctaacggtcttcttTGTGATTTCATGCTCAaggtaatttcaaaacctgcgtctggactagtgacccttgctggaatcggaccctgaatttcccgtgagtatcactatatataattatgtgtataattattgatattaattattatttaaagtaatgtattatattattattaaatattaatttattatttaataaaattattatttacaaTTCCAtgcttatttaatatttttaaaattttaatttagctaTAGTTTTTGAACAATGACGACGGGTTTAAATAAAAAGTTGTTTTAAATTAGCGAAcaataattaaatatcataattatttaaaatttagaaaattttaatttggtGACAGTTTTTGTTAAAAACCGTGACAAAACAGtggaaaataatttaatataatatttattttcttatttaatattttgaagTTTTTTATCTAGTGACGGTTTGTGAAAAAAAAATCGCTAATTAGCGATAGTGTTCTTctcaaaaccgtcgcaaaattaACGCTGATTTttaaaaactgtcgctaatttagcgacgatttttctaAACCTTCGTCAATTTTCAACGACGAGTTTTAAGGACGAAATTCAAATCGGCCGCTAATATAAATGACAATGATTTTGACTGTCGATATTAGCATTTTTTTGTAGTGCtagattaaggaatgaattttCGCTGATTATGGAATGATTTGTGGGACAAGAATATCACGATTTCGTGACAAAATCAAGATGAGTGCAATACCTATAAATAAGCACTCAAGCCACTTTTAAAAATTACACCACaattttggagattttcaagcATATCACAAACATATTTTCTAGCAGACAGACAGTAGGTGATGAAGATTTATCACGAAGTTCATGCACTTATTTAGTGttgggtgtaataattgtcCCTAATTGGTAGCGCGATCGAATTGTGGTGTTTGAGTTGCtgtacggtttaaaagatttgagttgcaccattactactaactataacttttggtaaagcgacaaacgttcggtcctacaattggtatcagagccaagatcATGGGTTCGATTTTCATttattgcaaggagtgcaattattgggagggagattgtttgGTGTAATAATtctccctgcttggtagagcgatcgaatcgtggtgcttgagctgttgtgcggtttaaaagatttgagttgcacaattactactagctatagcttttggtaaatcGTCAAGCGTTCGGTCCTACATTTAGTTtgctatttatattttatttaagttttaaaacatttcataattctgtttttttttctttgatttATGCATTGTAAAGATAAATTTGATTATGATATAGATTGATTTTATGGATCTTATGTTATGAGACTTGTCGATAATAATGTCTAATTGTTGTACGAAGCCAATGTCAATATATCCGATCATGGGGCATGACAACTATCACGTCGaattttccatatttcataatTAACATATTTCATAGCAATTGATTATACAAAAAATTGACCAAAATTAGAACTTTAATATTTccaaatcaaatattaatatatcaatttaaattataaaaagataaaaaaaatatataaatacacaagttttagataaaattgagaaaataaattttaaaaaattattttcagtgTGAATCgagataatatttatattttttatcaaatattatttatttaacaaaattttataatttataatataaaaaattaaaaatagagGTAGGTGGGCCCTAGATCATCACTACATGTCAGAATTTTCGGAAGTCAAGCGACTAAATAAAACCAAAATCCAACAAAATATAAGTTACGGGACCAAGACTCAATTTTGATTTGTAAAAGGGCCAAAACTAAATATAGGTAAACTTAGATAATTGTTTTGGGTAGTTTTCTTAAACTCCAATTTTGgtgatatatgtttttttttttttcgatttagTGTTTTATGTACTAATTTTCAATCTTAGacatatattttcaatttttttgtagTTTTTGTACTTCTTCATTAGAAGTATTGATGTAGCACTTGCACAAATCagcatcttgatattgtcatatTGGTGTTGTATAAGTGTCACCATATcgtaaaaatgattaaaattgcgaaaaaaatagaataaaatttaacaaaatatgCGATACAACAACGTGAATATATACATTTGCACAAGTACTTCTCTAttgaatataaaataaaatttcagaaatttttGTATATAGAAAATAGATTAGATAACATGATACTACTGATTTTTTAGTTTGATAAAGAGTGTACCTCTACCTCTTTTGCATATTGAGAAATTATTTGTCTACAACTTGTTTGCACTTTGAATCGCTGTTATATGAGCGATGAAGGAGGTGATCTATTGTGAGTCTAGCAAGTCCAGATACTCGTTCAAAACAACATCGTTAGCAGCTTATATGTTAGAGAAATACAATGTTATGTGCTCGGGTAATGGATCTAGTTATGGGCCGATTTAGAGAGAATTCACCACTCGCAAGATTGTGAGCGTGTTTCTGAGATTTCCACCCACGTCTCGCTATTTTTGATAGTTGGGAATTGAGGCTCGTTGAAGAGAGAACCTCACAATCTCGGACTTTGGTAGAAGAAACtcaattttgatgattttatttccTCACTTCTGCTGAATATATATACAAGCCAAACTAAAGGATAAGAATCCCAATCAAATTCACTTGATATCTTCCTAGAGGATATCTTCGTAACTAATAAACAACCATATCTAATCAAAACCAACTAAATGAGATAATCTCTTAtttaaagaattaaaaaaaacaagataACTCTAGAATCCTCTTATCTAATCTACCACCTTGTACTTCCCATGAGTGTGTCTTTGATAAACAATATCTTTTGAAGGCGTTGGGTTGGGCTTGGGCTCGGTAATTGCTGGGGCTGGGCTGATCGTGACATACAACCTCAGATGTAAGCAAGCCACCGAAACTTGGAAGTTTCGGAATGTTACATGGTAAGGGATAACACTTTAGAAAAATGCGGAAGTGTTTGTGCAATGTGTCTCTCATAGGGATTCATTTGTAATCTCTGAGAGAAATTTTGATCATCTATACTGCTATTCTTACAGAACAAAGATCGAAAAGATTGAAAAAATCAATCCTCCCGTACCACAATCAGTCGTTATCCCCCAATTAGACCACCCTCTTCTTTCCTTTCGGATGACGCCGAAGGAACATTTATACCTGATACTCCCTTCTTAACTTAGGGGTAAAGATGACAACTCCTAATTCTGAGCTTCATGTTACTCTTGTCAAGTGACAAACATGCCACGAAATTCCTCAGAGGATACAATATCATTACAATGGGGAAATGGTTGTTAATACATCCATTGATTGATCCAGTAAGGACACAAACAGTAAAATTTGGACCTAGAATAGAAATTTACGGTAGATGGTGGACTAAGCTGCCTCATCTCGCATGAGAAGACCTTTGATGTCTTGGCAATGGAGATGCCAAAGTGCCGAGTTTCAATGGCGAGGCGGAAACAGACTCAAAAGAAGCTCGATTCTCTGAATCTGAATATCTTGTTGCGTTTCTTGGAGTTTGAAGCTGTTCCAGAGTAGCTACAACCTCTGCCATCCGTGGCCTCATTTTTGGGTCGGGGCTTAGACACTGAAGACAAATATTAGCTGCACTGTATGCTGCTTTCTGAGGGTATTGGCCCTCAAGTTTAGTGTCCATGATCCGGAACAGCTTTCTCTTGTCACTCATATAAGGTCTCGCCCAATCGACTAAGTTTTGCTCGATGCCCACTTTTGTTTTGTCGACAGCACGACGTCCCGAGAGCAATTCAAGCAAAACAACCCCAAAGCTGTACACATCACTCTTTGATGACAGTCGGCCTATTCCggaaaattggaaaaaaaaaatttaacataaTTTGAAGATTCTTCACGTggcaaaattaattataaaattacatCACTATTCAAGTACCagtaattttataaataaaaaatcacatcaagaaattaaaacactaaaaCAATAAAGTTGTACAAAGCGTGTTGTGTTTAAGAAAATTATAGAGAAATTCTAAGAGACCAGAAGTTGACAAATAAAGACACAATATACTAATATAGTATAGGGATAGGCATTTCAGGAAACGGAGATGGCTACACCAAACATCTGAGAGAGTAAGGGGACCTTTGCTCAGTTATCTAGCATGAATGGAAGGACGAAGAGtagaacaaaaaataataatggctGTCATTTTTTAACTCACCTGTAGCAACGTATTCCGGTGCAGCATAGCCATGTGTTCCCATAACTTGAGTGGATACATGAGTCTTGTCACCGGTTGGGCCAGCTTTGGCCAAACCAAAGTCAGATAATTTTGCACTAAATTCCTGCAAATGGAATTGATTGGTGTAAATCGATATACGACATGAGACAAGAAAATTAACTGTTGGATTAAAGTTGGCAGAAAACGAGAAAAAGGTTTCAATTATACCCCATCGAGAAGAATGTTAGAAGCCTTAAAATCTCTATAGATCACTTGTTCTCTAGCTTCATGCAAGAAAGAAAGCCCCCTAGCCGCACCGGTCGCAACCTTCATTCGAGTCACCCACGAAATGGGTTGAGGCCCTCCTGCACCATGTAATTGGATTCAAATGTCACATGTTGTTTATACACCACACGCCaacttttggtaaaaaaaaaatacagagtATGTCCATCCGACCCATGATAAATTGGGAATAACAAGACCACATAAATGGAAAATTAGCATTCTCCTAGGTTACTAATCAATGAAAAAGATAAAAAGAGTTGATGGATCTGAATATAGACAGCGTAGCTGAATGACTCCAACATTTCAAGAAGGCTGATTATAAGCACAAGCGAAGATGTCAAACTAAAAGAAACCAAATGAATTTCCGCAAGATCTTCTCACCGTCATTCAAAACAAAACGTGCATAGGAGGAAAGAAACCAGAAGGCTCAGATTGCAGTACAAATGTAATCAGAGAGCATAACTGCAACTAATCATAAGAAGACGTTTTAAAGAGgtcgaaaataaattcaagaaataaCTACTTAAATATCTTCGTCatcttaaaaagaacttgaagAATTGATGTGCAATAAAATGACAATCAATAAATAGAAGTAGCCAATAAAATATCTTCATCATTTTATAGAGGACTTCATGaattgatatataatataatgaggTAAAAAGGCGAAGATAAAAGTTAATTTTAGTGCAAAAAGTACTTCTGAACAAATGATTCTCCAGACTTCCTTTCGACATGAACTCATAAACCAATAGCCGGTTATCACCCTCAGAGCAGTATCCAATAAGTTTAACTAGGTTCACATGTCGAAGTTGACCAAGATAATTAACTTCTGTCTGCAAAACATAAACAGGCTGGTCAAATAATCGATGCATAAAAAATTCGGTTACAAATAAATCCATAAGAGTGACAAAGGAAAAACATACCAACCACTCTTTGTGGCCTTGGAAACCTTCAGGCTTCAACTTCTTGACAGCAATAACGAGTCCCGACCCAGGTTTTGTGGCGGTTAGAGTATGCTCGTCAATCCATCCTTTGAAAACATAACCAAATCCTCCTTCACCAAGAAGACTGTCAGGTCGAAAGTTTCTTGTTGCATTCCTTAACTCGTTAAATGAGAAGGGCTTCACGTGAGGTGACGAGAGTATTTCAGCCTCGGATCTTGGAGTAGGAAGGATTTCGACACTGCTTTTGCGACTGTAAATGGGAATGCTTATGTTGAAATGAGATGATGAATTGCTCGTTTTGCTGGGAAATCTTGATGCTTGTACATTCAGAACAATGATGCAGGTTAGATGATCAGCTGATTACAACCCCTTGAAGCAAACACCTTTCAAGAATTTACATTAATAGAAGAAGATAATTTTTAAACATAGTGGTAGATTATGTACTAATTAACAGCAAAAAACATCGATGTGGAAACTTGAATTATAAAAATAGTGTAAATATAGTAGTTGAATAAGATATCCATTCCATAAAATCTTGTCATTTGGTTACAACATTATAACAGCACTTGCACAAGCTAATTTTAGTGGACTTGCCATTTGTCCTTGATTACTCTCCCAGATCCGTGTTTCCTTGAGAAGTCATCGTATcttcatcaaaataaataaaggtTTGCCAATTTTTTGGATGTCTATGGTCACATTTAATGAATGGAaatgaatttccaaaatccacAGAATCAATTTAACATAAGCTACACATGAAGCCCAAACATTTAGCATGCAAGACAACTGAAGCTTCTTGTTGCAACAGCCATAACTCTAAGGCGTAGACAAAATTAACTAACATAAAAATCACATTTTAAGTACACCTGCAGCAGCAAGGTAATCAAATATGCAACTAAAAAGGAAATTATAGGCTCAAGTCCAGACAAACTAACCATGGCACCTCTACAGAAGGTAGAACTTTCTCCTCCCCTTCAGCACTCATAAAACAAAGAGTCGACAAAAAGCAAGATTTTGCATTCATCTTAGACATTCCTAAAGCCAAAAATTTTACAAACAGAGCTCAATTTGAGAGCCTAAAGATTCCACCTTTGCCGTGTAAAAAGGTTTAACGTGGGACCATGGGTAATCATAACTCGAACCAATAACGAAATAACACAGAAACTAATCAGAAAAAAGCTTCAATTCTCTCCACTCAAACTCGAACAACTAAGCATAGGAACAGATACATAAGCAAACACGGGAGTAGAATACCAGAAGGGGTGCTAAGAGAGGCATCAACCCTAGCGGATGAACCAAAGCAATTACCCATAAGAATCAGAGCAACCAAAGGAAGGGTCCTCAACAGAAATCAAGAAAACTACCAAACAATCAGGTACAAATAAGTAAAGGATTTCCAAAAACGGTGCTTGAATTGAAGCTCCCCTCTTTTTAATCTACAAAGAACAGgccttttttttaagaaaacggcATTGTTTTTGCAGAAGGGCATCAAGAAAGAAGAATGGGAAAAGGCCGAAAGGACATTCTAAAATGGTAGACTGCCGTTGATAGATTCTGCACTGGTATCATGTCATCAATCAATTTGGGTAGCTTAGCTAGCTACTGTCCCACCTGAATTTAACTCCTTCCTTTTTAATGCTGACGCGTTCGCAGGGTGTTCATCTTCGAACAAATCAAGCTCATCTGtaaataatgaataaaattatcatttaatattctataataaaaataatatatattcctTTTACACACACAGTTCACTTTTCATCAATGGTTTATTctatattttgattttaaaaaatcatgacAATGCtgttggaaaataatatttaaaatgtgtatattgaatatttgaatgttgaatatttgaatgttgaaaataagagttgtaaatattgaaaattagtgtgtgatgatgtaggtaatgatgtat
This window of the Primulina tabacum isolate GXHZ01 chromosome 4, ASM2559414v2, whole genome shotgun sequence genome carries:
- the LOC142543488 gene encoding putative serine/threonine-protein kinase PBL3; this translates as MGNCFGSSARVDASLSTPSASRFPSKTSNSSSHFNISIPIYSRKSSVEILPTPRSEAEILSSPHVKPFSFNELRNATRNFRPDSLLGEGGFGYVFKGWIDEHTLTATKPGSGLVIAVKKLKPEGFQGHKEWLTEVNYLGQLRHVNLVKLIGYCSEGDNRLLVYEFMSKGSLENHLFRRGPQPISWVTRMKVATGAARGLSFLHEAREQVIYRDFKASNILLDGEFSAKLSDFGLAKAGPTGDKTHVSTQVMGTHGYAAPEYVATGRLSSKSDVYSFGVVLLELLSGRRAVDKTKVGIEQNLVDWARPYMSDKRKLFRIMDTKLEGQYPQKAAYSAANICLQCLSPDPKMRPRMAEVVATLEQLQTPRNATRYSDSENRASFESVSASPLKLGTLASPLPRHQRSSHAR